One segment of Argiope bruennichi chromosome 11, qqArgBrue1.1, whole genome shotgun sequence DNA contains the following:
- the LOC129957551 gene encoding uncharacterized protein LOC129957551: MAMDLYPKTLEDLALRRAAVILCSCPNMYMFAARMKDATKEEFEPEIDKISRNIVANFSLPLMLEQDLLGAMKAVSREIIKWVKFHENFLEQYDGVLSRLENLEHICWTRLGTVDYEKTAQVLIRNKKLSTEQCFKLACLYCFFQDIKELWKEVPYSYKKVFFKVNPLPITEPRIVVFFYCLLNRRGYQEELILPPEQRDLSSIFEYMFEYVALQGYRTATQYFFHKLNLLDRLHIITRLAVRVAKMRSFDRCFYLHEYQKYSDVLRFLMSHMRVSEQRELCRSAPFETLKCLLDWPWQFEFLRHAKYILQFYLLTNEKYSRLLFILAHNSSSGFNYPKLFRIFFRMSPKKYKNYTLTHYSHFLPEFIKINDVVTVKFILRHLNVKEKVKLLANKSMGCNFIPALVTAGKWDFLRLFIRESQLANESKDCLVAYFRLRFPEDWKSEWFREFVREIRTDQSGAKYDRWASDCKRVFRRAVRKRRNEDHSEQPKKLLRAN; the protein is encoded by the coding sequence ATGGCAATGGACTTGTACCCGAAGACATTAGAGGATCTTGCTCTCAGAAGGGCGGCGGTTATTCTGTGTAGTTGCCCTAACATGTATATGTTTGCTGCAAGAATGAAGGATGCTACTAAAGAAGAATTTGAGCCAGAAATAGATAAAATCTCGAGAAATATTGTAGCTAATTTTTCGTTGCCTCTAATGCTGGAGCAGGATTTGCTTGGAGCAATGAAAGCTGTTTCTAGGGAAATAATAAAATGGGtgaagtttcatgaaaattttttagagCAATATGATGGAGTTTTGTCTAGACTAGAGAACCTAGAACATATATGTTGGACACGCCTCGGGACTGTGGACTACGAGAAAACGGCCCAAGTACTGATCCGCAACAAAAAGTTAAGCACCGAGCAGTGCTTCAAACTTGCCTGCCTCTATTGTTTCTTTCAAGATATAAAGGAACTTTGGAAGGAAGTACCCTATTcgtacaaaaaagttttttttaaggttAACCCTTTGCCGATTACAGAACCTAGAatagtggtttttttttattgtttattaaatcgCCGAGGATATCAGGAGGAATTAATTCTTCCACCAGAGCAAAGAGATTTATCTTCTATCTTTGAATATATGTTTGAATATGTCGCACTTCAAGGTTATAGAACTGCAACTCAGTATTTTTTTCACAAGTTAAACCTCTTGGACAGATTACACATAATAACAAGGTTAGCTGTACGTGTAGCAAAAATGCGTTCTTTTGATCGTTGTTTCTATTTGCACGAGTACCAAAAATATAGCGACGTTTTGCGCTTTTTGATGAGCCATATGCGTGTAAGTGAACAACGAGAACTGTGTCGTAGTGCGCCGTTTGAAACCCTTAAGTGTCTTCTGGATTGGCCCTGGCAATTTGAATTCTTGAGACACgcaaaatatatattgcaattctATCTTCTCACAAATGAAAAGTACAGCCGGTTGCTTTTCATTCTGGCCCATAACAGTTCTTCAGGATTCAACTATCCGAAATTGTTCCGAATATTTTTTCGCATGAGTccgaagaaatataaaaattatacgtTGACTCATTACTCGCATTTCTTGCCTGAATTCATAAAGATCAACGATGTTGTGACCGTGAAATTTATTTTGAGGCATTTGAATGTGAAAGAGAAAGTGAAACTTCTGGCCAACAAAAGTATGGGGTGTAACTTTATACCTGCTCTTGTAACTGCAGGCAAGTGGGATTTCCTAAGACTCTTCATTCGTGAATCCCAGTTAGCGAATGAAAGCAAAGACTGTCTCGTGGCATATTTTCGATTGCGGTTTCCTGAGGACTGGAAAAGCGAGTGGTTCCGAGAGTTTGTGCGTGAAATTCGTACAGATCAAAGCGGAGCAAAGTACGATCGATGGGCCTCCGATTGCAAAAGAGTATTTCGACGTGCGGTGAGGAAACGCCGCAATGAAGATCATTCCGAACAGCCTAAGAAATTACTTAGAGCAAATTAA